From Eretmochelys imbricata isolate rEreImb1 chromosome 26, rEreImb1.hap1, whole genome shotgun sequence, the proteins below share one genomic window:
- the BOLA3 gene encoding bolA-like protein 3 — translation MAAAISAGILGRGRGHRILLLCRTWRTFASQTDGEARVMQVLKEKFPQASAIKVVDISGGCGAMYEIHIESEEFKEKRIVQQHQMVNQALSEEIKAMHGLRIFTSIPKH, via the exons ATGGCCGCCGCCATCAGCGCCGGCATCCTGGGCCGTGGCCGAGGCCACAGG ATCCTTCTGCTGTGCCGCACATGGAGAACGTTTGCTTCACAGACTGATGGGGAAGCCAGGGTGATGCAGGTCCTCAAAGAAAAATTCCCTCAGGCTTCGGCCATCAAAGTAGTGGATATATCAG gcgGCTGTGGAGCAATGTATGAAATTCATATAGAATCTGAAGAATTTAAAGAAAAGAGAATTGTCCAGCAACATCAGATGGTTAATCAG GCACTAAGTGAAGAAATTAAAGCAATGCATGGACTACGGATATTCACATCTATTCCAAAGCACTGA